One genomic region from Frateuria soli encodes:
- a CDS encoding NUDIX hydrolase: MPHTSTFQLGDALRRHGTSFPDEPNVYGFLAFLASAPGVFERTHAPGHFTGSAWLVSADGERVLLTHHRKLGRWLQLGGHADGDRDLSRVALREAEEESGLRDLVVDPEIFDLDRHLIPARGDEPAHWHYDVRFVVRATGSELFAVGEESLDLAWRPIRAIALDRQADESLRRMARRWQVSAS; this comes from the coding sequence ATGCCCCATACATCGACCTTCCAGCTCGGCGATGCCCTGCGTCGCCACGGAACGTCCTTCCCGGACGAGCCGAACGTGTACGGCTTCCTCGCGTTCCTGGCCAGTGCGCCCGGGGTGTTCGAGCGTACGCACGCGCCCGGCCATTTCACCGGTTCGGCGTGGCTGGTGAGTGCGGATGGCGAGCGCGTGCTGCTGACCCATCACCGCAAGCTCGGTCGCTGGTTGCAACTGGGGGGGCATGCCGACGGTGATCGGGACCTATCGCGCGTCGCGCTGCGCGAAGCGGAAGAGGAGTCGGGACTGCGGGACCTGGTGGTGGACCCGGAGATCTTCGATCTGGATCGGCACCTGATTCCGGCCCGTGGGGACGAGCCAGCGCACTGGCACTACGACGTGCGTTTTGTCGTGCGCGCGACGGGCAGCGAGCTGTTCGCCGTCGGCGAAGAGTCGCTCGACCTGGCCTGGCGCCCGATCCGGGCGATCGCGCTGGACCGGCAGGCGGACGAGTCGCTGCGACGCATGGCGCGGCGCTGGCAGGTCAGCGCTTCGTAG
- the parE gene encoding DNA topoisomerase IV subunit B, whose translation MSSRYNAADIEVLSGLDPVKRRPGMYTDTSRPNHLAQEVIDNSVDEALAGHAKAIEVVLHADGSVEVSDDGRGMPVDIHPDEGVPGVELILTRLHAGGKFSGKNYNFSGGLHGVGVSVVNALSQRVEVTIRRDGSEYRMAFEHGDRVSELEVIGSVPKRKTGTTVRFWADPKYFDSPKISVPKLKHLLRAKAVLCAGLSVKLVDEASGETSEWYYEDGLRDYLRGELDGAEAIPADLFVHHVARDTEGLDVALTWLPEGELVQESYVNLIPTAQGGTHVNGLRTGLTNAIREFCDIRNLLPRGVKLAPEDVWERLAFVLSAKLQDPQFAGQTKERLSSRNAAALCESVVHDAFSLWLNQHVDLGEKIAQLAIERASARLKAAKQVVRKKITQGPALPGKLADCTATDLTRTELFLVEGDSAGGSAKQARDKDFQAILPLRGKILNTWEVESTSVLASEEVHNLAVAIGCDPGKDDLSSLRYGKVIILADADSDGLHIATLLSALFLRHFPALVREGHVFVAMPPLFRVDVGKQVFYCLDEAEKQSMLQKIEREKMKGAVSVTRFKGLGEMNPAQLRESTIHPDTRRLVQLTVDDDEATAKLMDMLLAKKRAGDRKSWLEEKGDLATLEV comes from the coding sequence ATGAGCAGTCGCTACAACGCCGCCGACATCGAAGTCCTCTCCGGCCTCGATCCCGTCAAACGCCGCCCGGGCATGTACACCGACACCTCGCGCCCGAACCACCTGGCGCAGGAAGTCATCGACAACTCGGTGGACGAGGCACTGGCCGGCCACGCGAAGGCGATCGAGGTGGTGCTGCACGCCGATGGCTCGGTCGAGGTCAGCGACGACGGCCGCGGCATGCCGGTGGACATCCACCCGGACGAAGGCGTGCCGGGCGTCGAGCTGATCCTCACCCGGCTGCACGCGGGCGGCAAGTTCAGCGGCAAGAACTACAACTTCTCCGGCGGCCTGCACGGCGTGGGCGTGTCGGTCGTCAACGCGCTCTCCCAGCGTGTCGAGGTGACCATCCGCCGCGACGGCAGCGAATACCGCATGGCTTTCGAGCACGGCGACCGCGTCAGCGAGCTGGAGGTCATCGGCTCGGTGCCCAAGAGAAAGACGGGCACCACGGTGCGTTTCTGGGCCGACCCCAAGTATTTCGATTCCCCAAAGATCTCGGTTCCGAAGCTCAAGCACCTGCTGCGCGCCAAGGCGGTGCTGTGCGCCGGCCTGAGCGTGAAGCTGGTCGACGAAGCCAGCGGCGAGACCAGCGAGTGGTACTACGAGGATGGCCTGCGCGACTACCTGCGCGGCGAGCTCGATGGCGCCGAGGCGATCCCGGCCGACCTGTTCGTGCACCACGTCGCCCGCGACACCGAAGGTCTGGACGTCGCTCTCACCTGGCTGCCCGAGGGCGAGCTGGTGCAGGAAAGCTACGTCAACCTGATCCCCACCGCGCAAGGCGGCACCCACGTCAATGGCCTGCGCACAGGCCTGACCAACGCCATCCGCGAGTTCTGCGACATCCGCAACCTGCTGCCGCGCGGCGTCAAGCTGGCGCCGGAAGACGTCTGGGAGCGCCTGGCTTTCGTACTCTCGGCCAAGCTGCAGGATCCGCAGTTCGCGGGCCAGACCAAGGAGCGGCTGTCCTCGCGCAATGCCGCCGCGCTGTGCGAGAGCGTGGTCCACGACGCCTTCAGCCTGTGGCTCAACCAGCACGTGGACCTGGGCGAGAAGATCGCCCAGCTCGCCATCGAGCGCGCCAGTGCGCGCCTGAAGGCGGCCAAGCAGGTCGTACGCAAGAAGATCACCCAGGGCCCCGCCCTGCCCGGCAAGCTGGCCGATTGCACCGCCACCGACCTCACCCGCACCGAGCTGTTCCTCGTGGAGGGCGATTCGGCCGGTGGCAGCGCCAAGCAGGCGCGCGACAAGGACTTCCAGGCGATCCTGCCGCTGCGCGGCAAGATCCTGAACACCTGGGAGGTCGAATCGACCTCGGTGCTGGCCTCGGAAGAAGTCCACAACCTGGCCGTGGCGATCGGCTGCGATCCGGGCAAGGACGATCTTTCCAGCCTGCGCTACGGCAAGGTCATCATCCTGGCCGACGCCGACTCGGACGGCCTGCACATCGCGACCCTGCTCTCGGCGTTGTTCCTGCGGCACTTCCCCGCGCTGGTGCGCGAGGGGCACGTGTTCGTGGCGATGCCGCCGCTGTTCCGCGTGGACGTGGGCAAGCAGGTGTTCTATTGCCTGGACGAAGCCGAAAAGCAGTCGATGCTGCAGAAGATCGAGCGCGAGAAGATGAAGGGCGCCGTCTCGGTGACCCGCTTCAAGGGCCTGGGCGAGATGAATCCGGCGCAGTTGCGCGAGTCGACCATCCATCCGGACACCCGTCGCCTGGTCCAGCTGACCGTCGACGACGACGAGGCCACCGCGAAGCTGATGGACATGCTGCTGGCCAAGAAGCGCGCCGGGGATCGCAAGAGCTGGCTCGAGGAGAAGGGCGACCTGGCCACGCTGGAGGTCTGA
- a CDS encoding 3-hydroxyanthranilate 3,4-dioxygenase: MALPPPINLQRWIDEHRHLLKPPVGNKCIVDGDFIVMIVGGPNARTDYHYDEGAEFFYQLEGEMVLRVQDEGVARDIPIRAGELFYLPPRVPHSPQRMPDSVGLVIERRRLPDERDGLLWFCERCNHKLYEEFFTLGNIEQDFPPVFERFYRSREARTCDACGHLNPAPARYESA, from the coding sequence ATGGCCCTGCCCCCGCCCATCAACCTGCAACGCTGGATCGACGAACACCGCCATCTGCTCAAGCCGCCGGTCGGCAACAAGTGCATCGTCGACGGCGACTTCATCGTCATGATCGTCGGTGGTCCCAACGCGCGCACCGACTACCACTACGACGAAGGCGCGGAGTTCTTCTACCAGCTCGAAGGCGAGATGGTGCTCAGGGTGCAGGACGAGGGTGTCGCGCGGGACATTCCGATCCGTGCGGGTGAACTGTTCTACCTGCCACCGCGTGTTCCGCATTCGCCCCAGCGCATGCCCGACTCGGTCGGACTGGTCATCGAGCGACGCCGCCTTCCCGACGAGCGGGACGGCCTGCTGTGGTTCTGCGAGCGCTGCAACCACAAGTTGTACGAGGAGTTTTTCACGCTGGGGAATATCGAGCAGGACTTCCCGCCGGTGTTCGAGCGCTTCTACCGCTCGCGCGAAGCACGCACCTGCGATGCCTGCGGCCACCTGAACCCGGCACCGGCGCGTTACGAGTCCGCCTGA